Proteins co-encoded in one Aspergillus luchuensis IFO 4308 DNA, chromosome 6, nearly complete sequence genomic window:
- a CDS encoding flavin-containing monooxygenase (COG:Q;~EggNog:ENOG410PUQX;~InterPro:IPR020946,IPR036188;~PFAM:PF07992,PF13450;~go_function: GO:0004499 - N,N-dimethylaniline monooxygenase activity [Evidence IEA];~go_function: GO:0050660 - flavin adenine dinucleotide binding [Evidence IEA];~go_function: GO:0050661 - NADP binding [Evidence IEA];~go_process: GO:0055114 - oxidation-reduction process [Evidence IEA]) → MAPLMADNEDVKATSATPSLPNNVSGTSQERHRYFSPYISERAVDKPRPLKVIYIGAGISGILAAIKFRQAVPNLDLTIYEKNPELGGTWYENNYPGCACDVPSHSYQLSFESWTGWSHFFSGADEILEYWKRVAQKYDVRKDIKFENRCVGARWNDAVGKWFVQILDETDPNGRTFEDSADVLMTGTGMLNEWRWPAIPGLHKFKGKVLHSASWDRRYDTGGKRVAVIGAGSSGIQIVPALVDKVKQMDHYVRGKTWISNQHGGDRLASRTNGKGGNFAYTDEEKRSWQADPVSYIQYRKELELEMQTLYAKSQKGSDLQKLAKINYQADMKRRLTERPDLFTVLLPDFPPLCKRLTPGPGYLEALTSPKVNVITAPITAIDETSIITACGTHRTVDVIVCATGFHIGSGFPIIGRDGVNLREKYSQRARSYLGLATDGFPNFFQSLGPNSFQGAGNLLIMLEQVHTYVGQVLSRMAYDNIGLVEPKKTQVDAFTKLCEDYFQRTVYSEDCASWYKTSPLGASDEERNRGRVTALWPGSSLHYIKTLEKVRWEDFALQPYDGNIFGWFGNGWTVAEQQQQIDAAAITSYLDHTDFVDDVEIR, encoded by the exons ATAATGTCAGTGGCACCAGTCAAGAGCGGCATCGATACTTCAGTCCTTATATATCAGAGCGAGCGGTCGATAAGCCACGTCCTCTCAAAGTCATATACATCGGCGCCGGTATCTCAGGAATTTTAGCTGCCATCAAATTCCGCCAAGCTGTGCCTAATCTAGATTTGACGATCTACGAGAAGAACCCTGAGCTCGGAGGAACCTGGTACGAGAACAACTATCCTGGTTGCGCTTGTG ATGTGCCATCCCACAGCTACCAGTTGAGCTTCGAATCATGGACGGGATGGAGCCATTTCTTCTCTGGTGCTGATGAGATATTGGAATACTGGAAGCGAGTGGCGCAGAAGTATGACGTGCGAAAGGATATCAAATTCGAAAACCGATGTGTGGGCGCTCGCTGGAATGACGCGGTAGGAAAGTGGTTCGTGCAGATCTTGGACGAGACGGATCCGAATGGACGGACATTTGAGGATTCTGCGGACGTACTCATGACTGGTACTGGGATGCTGAATGAATGGAGGTGGCCTGCCATTCCGGGATTGCATAAGTTCAAGGGCAAGGTGTTGCATAGCGCCTCTTGGGATAGGAGGTATGACACTGGG GGTAAGCGGGTTGCCGTCATTGGTGCTGGTAGCAGTGGCATACAAATCGTACCTGCCCTTGTGGACAAGGTCAAGCAGATGGACCACTACGTCCGCGGCAAAACTTGGATTTCGAACCAGCACGGCGGTGATCGCTTAGCATCACGCACCAatggaaaaggaggaaaCTTCGCCTATACTGATGAGGAAAAGAGGTCCTGGCAGGCTGACCCGGTATCATACATTCAGTACCGCAAGGAGCTTGAACTGGAGATGCAGACACTCTACGCCAAATCACAGAAGGGGAGCGATCTTCAAAAACTAGCCAAGATCAATTATCAAGCTGACATGAAGCGCCGACTGACGGAGCGGCCTGACCTTTTCACAGTGCTACTGCCTGATTTCCCACCTCTCTGCAAGCGCCTTACACCTGGCCCGGGTTACCTGGAAGCTCTCACTTCGCCCAAGGTAAACGTCATTACAGCGCCTATCACTGCAATTGACgaaactagtattataacTGCCTGTGGCACCCATCGCACCGTTGATGTTATCGTCTGTGCCACTGGCTTCCACATCGGGTCCGGGTTCCCCATAATTGGACGTGACGGGGTCAACCTCCGCGAGAAGTATAGTCAACGTGCTCGTAGCTACCTTGGTCTAGCTACTGACGGGTTCCCAAATTTCTTTCAGTCCTTGGGGCCTAATTCGTTTCAGGGTGCTGGCAATCTCCTGATCATGCTTGAGCAGGTTCATACCTACGTGGGACAGGTCCTTTCCCGGATGGCTTATGATAATATTGGCTTGGTGGAACCGAAGAAGACACAAGTTGACGCATTTACGAAACTATGTGAGGACTATTTCCAACGAACGGTCTACAGTGAAGACTGCGCAAGCTGGTACAAGACCTCGCCGCTGGGAGCCTCTGATGAAGAGCGAAATCGCGGTCGGGTAACCGCCTTGTGGCCGGGAAGCAGCTTGCATTATATCAAAACATTGGAGAAAGTGAGGTGGGAGGACTTTGCGCTACAACCGTATGACGGTAACATttttggttggtttgggaaTGGCTGGACTGTTGctgaacagcaacagcagatTGATGCAGCGGCGATCACGTCGTATTTAGATCATACGGATTTTGTGGATGATGTAGAGATCAGATAG